One window of Candidatus Regiella endosymbiont of Tuberolachnus salignus genomic DNA carries:
- a CDS encoding 23S rRNA (adenine(2030)-N(6))-methyltransferase RlmJ — protein MLSYRHSFHAGNHADVLKHSVQSLIIEHLKEKEKNFLYLDTHAGAGRYQLRSEHAGRTGEYLAGIAKIWQADNHPKEICCYLDAIKACNKDNNLRYYPGSPLIAQYLLRAGDKIHLTELHPTDCPLLRKEFAHNKQAKVQRVDGYTQLKSQLPPASRRGLIFIDPSYEIKTDYQHVVTHLQEGYQRFANGIYAIWYPVVLRQRIKHMLRALQNGKIKHMLQIELAVQPDSNHHGMTASGMIVINPPWKLEQQMKTLLPWLHQTMVPSGHGHTLLKWLAKE, from the coding sequence ATGTTGAGCTATCGCCACAGTTTTCACGCAGGTAACCACGCCGATGTTTTAAAACATAGCGTTCAAAGCCTGATTATTGAGCATTTAAAAGAGAAAGAAAAAAATTTTTTATACTTAGATACCCATGCTGGCGCCGGGCGTTATCAATTACGGAGTGAACATGCCGGACGTACGGGGGAATATTTGGCCGGGATCGCTAAAATTTGGCAAGCAGATAATCACCCCAAGGAAATCTGCTGTTATCTCGACGCAATAAAAGCATGCAACAAAGATAACAATTTACGCTATTATCCTGGCTCACCGCTGATTGCTCAGTATTTATTACGGGCAGGCGATAAAATTCACCTCACCGAGTTGCATCCCACTGATTGCCCGTTGCTACGAAAAGAATTTGCTCACAATAAGCAGGCAAAAGTGCAGCGCGTCGATGGCTATACGCAGCTTAAATCACAGTTACCCCCTGCTTCACGCAGAGGATTGATTTTTATCGATCCCTCTTATGAAATAAAAACTGACTATCAACATGTCGTCACCCACCTTCAAGAAGGCTACCAACGCTTTGCCAATGGTATTTACGCAATATGGTATCCCGTCGTGTTGCGTCAACGGATCAAACATATGCTACGAGCACTACAGAACGGTAAAATCAAACACATGCTACAAATTGAGTTAGCAGTACAGCCAGACAGCAACCATCATGGCATGACGGCTTCAGGTATGATTGTGATTAATCCACCCTGGAAACTAGAGCAGCAGATGAAAACCTTGTTACCTTGGCTGCACCAAACAATGGTGCCTTCGGGTCATGGGCATACCTTGTTAAAGTGGCTAGCAAAAGAATAG
- a CDS encoding amino acid ABC transporter ATP-binding protein translates to MISLENVSKWYDSFQVLINCSTEVKKGEVVVVCGPSGSGKSTLIKTVNALEPIQKGNIIVNGISINDKNINLAQLRSKIGMVFQHFELFPHLSIIQNLTLAQMKVLKRNKTISREKGMQLLDRVGLASHAEKFSAQLSGGQQQRVAIARALCMDPIAILFDEPTSALDPEMINEVLDVMVELADEGMTMMVVTHEMGFARKVADRVIFMDEGKIIEDSNKNDFFNYPKSDRAKDFLAKIIH, encoded by the coding sequence ATGATTTCCCTAGAAAATGTATCTAAGTGGTATGACAGTTTTCAAGTTTTAATAAACTGCTCTACTGAAGTAAAAAAGGGTGAAGTAGTAGTAGTTTGTGGCCCTTCAGGTTCAGGAAAATCCACTTTAATTAAGACGGTTAATGCCCTAGAGCCTATTCAAAAAGGAAATATTATCGTTAATGGTATTTCCATTAACGATAAAAATATCAATTTAGCACAATTACGATCTAAAATTGGCATGGTATTTCAGCACTTTGAACTATTTCCACACCTCTCTATTATTCAAAATCTGACTCTAGCACAGATGAAAGTACTCAAACGCAATAAAACTATTTCCCGTGAGAAAGGCATGCAATTATTAGACCGCGTGGGGCTTGCTTCTCATGCAGAAAAATTTTCAGCCCAATTGTCTGGTGGTCAGCAACAACGTGTCGCTATTGCAAGGGCGTTATGTATGGATCCTATTGCAATATTATTTGATGAACCTACCTCTGCACTCGATCCGGAAATGATTAATGAAGTATTGGATGTTATGGTTGAATTAGCGGATGAAGGCATGACTATGATGGTGGTAACCCACGAAATGGGTTTTGCTCGTAAAGTCGCTGATCGAGTTATTTTTATGGATGAAGGTAAAATTATTGAAGATAGTAATAAAAATGATTTTTTCAATTATCCGAAATCTGATCGTGCTAAAGATTTTTTGGCGAAAATTATACATTAA
- a CDS encoding TfoX/Sxy family DNA transformation protein codes for MKHLSEKIIARIKTDFTFLAPITSRSQFGGYGLLSNNVMFALVSEGELYLRANDNVEHLFIERKMPNLVYAKRGIPVLLRYYWVDPALWMEDNDTLINFVQLAYQGAVTEALNKKHKAIRLKDLPNLSIGIERLLWRVGIRNVSELRLKGAKSSYLQLRALKSSLGVNMLLALAGAINGYHHAVLPKILRHELLEWFEGIKEPISGTH; via the coding sequence ATGAAGCACTTATCAGAAAAAATAATCGCTCGAATTAAGACAGATTTTACCTTTCTTGCGCCTATCACCTCTCGTTCACAGTTCGGGGGATATGGTTTGCTATCTAATAATGTCATGTTTGCACTTGTCTCCGAAGGTGAGCTTTATTTAAGAGCCAACGATAATGTTGAACACCTATTTATTGAGCGTAAAATGCCCAATTTAGTTTATGCTAAACGGGGAATACCCGTTTTATTGCGTTATTATTGGGTTGATCCAGCATTATGGATGGAAGATAACGATACCTTGATTAATTTTGTTCAACTTGCCTATCAGGGTGCTGTAACTGAAGCGCTAAATAAAAAACATAAAGCAATTAGGCTAAAAGATTTACCTAATTTAAGTATTGGTATTGAACGGTTACTATGGAGAGTTGGAATTAGAAATGTTAGTGAATTGCGACTTAAAGGCGCAAAATCAAGTTATTTACAACTCCGTGCACTCAAAAGTTCATTGGGTGTTAATATGCTGCTGGCACTGGCTGGAGCCATTAATGGTTATCATCATGCGGTATTACCCAAAATTCTCCGCCATGAATTACTTGAGTGGTTTGAGGGGATAAAGGAGCCGATAAGTGGCACTCATTAA
- the ompA gene encoding porin OmpA, which translates to MKKTAIALAVALAGFATVAQAVPSDKTWYAGAKVGWSGYHDTLMNHAYKGVGNGSTNKNQVGAGAFLGYQINQYLGLEMGYDWFGRMHYSGDVKNGAFKAHGVQLAAKLSYPVLEDLDVYTRLGGMLWRADSTGNLGDPSKKIKDYDIGVSPVAAVGLEYALTQNWVTRLDYQWVNNIGDEATIGARPDNAMLSLGVAYRFQDAPVPVIPPVPAVPERFTLNADVLFSFNKSELKPEGLTQLNDLYSQLSSINPKNGSVLVLGYTDRIGKEAYNQALSERRAQSVMDYLITKGIPADKISARGMGEANPVTGSTCGDDMKRAAKIECLAPDRRVVIEVKGEKEAVVQQQQ; encoded by the coding sequence ATGAAAAAGACAGCTATAGCATTAGCAGTGGCACTGGCTGGTTTCGCTACAGTAGCGCAAGCCGTCCCTAGCGATAAAACTTGGTACGCTGGCGCTAAAGTAGGTTGGTCTGGGTACCATGATACACTTATGAACCATGCTTACAAAGGTGTGGGTAATGGTTCAACTAATAAAAACCAAGTCGGTGCGGGTGCATTTTTAGGCTATCAGATAAACCAATATCTTGGCTTAGAAATGGGATACGATTGGTTTGGTCGCATGCATTACAGCGGCGATGTCAAGAATGGCGCTTTTAAAGCACATGGGGTTCAACTTGCAGCTAAACTGAGCTACCCGGTCTTAGAAGATCTGGATGTTTATACTCGTCTGGGTGGTATGCTTTGGCGCGCTGATTCTACAGGTAACCTCGGCGACCCTAGCAAAAAAATTAAAGATTATGACATAGGTGTTTCTCCAGTAGCTGCCGTGGGTCTTGAATACGCCCTTACCCAAAATTGGGTAACACGTTTGGACTACCAGTGGGTTAATAATATCGGCGATGAAGCGACTATTGGTGCGCGTCCAGATAACGCTATGCTAAGTTTGGGTGTGGCGTATCGTTTTCAAGATGCACCGGTACCGGTGATTCCGCCTGTGCCTGCAGTGCCTGAGAGATTCACGTTGAACGCGGATGTTTTATTTAGTTTTAACAAGTCTGAGCTAAAACCAGAAGGTCTGACACAGCTGAATGATCTGTATAGCCAGTTAAGCAGCATCAATCCTAAAAATGGTAGTGTGCTGGTGTTAGGTTATACTGATCGTATTGGTAAAGAGGCATATAATCAAGCACTGTCTGAAAGACGCGCACAAAGTGTTATGGATTATCTGATTACTAAAGGCATCCCAGCTGATAAAATATCAGCGCGGGGTATGGGTGAAGCAAACCCAGTAACAGGCTCCACTTGTGGTGACGATATGAAAAGAGCAGCGAAGATTGAGTGCTTGGCTCCAGATCGGCGCGTAGTAATCGAAGTAAAAGGTGAAAAAGAAGCGGTTGTTCAGCAGCAACAATAA
- the folE gene encoding GTP cyclohydrolase I FolE, with product MNKEAEKVRDTLKKEGLETPLSGKVLDAKTRKKCIEERMKEIMGLLNLNLDDDSLAETPNRIAKMYVDEIFSGLDYANFPKITLIENKMKINEMITVRNITLTSTCEHHFVAIDGKATVSYIPKDCIIGLSKINRIVRFFSQRPQVQERLTQQIFLALKTLLNTENIAVSIDAVHFCVKARGICDATSATTTTSLGGLFKSNQSTRQEFLRAVNNND from the coding sequence ATGAATAAAGAAGCAGAAAAAGTCCGTGATACGCTGAAAAAGGAAGGCCTTGAAACACCATTATCAGGTAAAGTGTTAGATGCTAAAACGCGTAAAAAATGTATTGAAGAGCGTATGAAAGAAATTATGGGGTTACTTAACCTTAATTTAGACGATGATAGCTTGGCTGAAACACCGAATCGAATAGCTAAAATGTACGTTGATGAGATTTTTTCCGGGTTAGATTATGCTAATTTTCCTAAAATTACTCTCATTGAAAATAAAATGAAAATCAATGAAATGATTACAGTCCGCAATATTACCTTGACGAGTACCTGTGAACATCATTTTGTTGCCATTGACGGTAAAGCAACCGTTTCTTACATTCCAAAAGATTGTATTATTGGTTTATCAAAGATTAACCGTATCGTCCGTTTCTTTTCTCAACGGCCACAAGTGCAGGAGCGGCTAACACAACAGATTTTTCTGGCGTTAAAGACTTTACTTAATACGGAAAATATAGCTGTATCGATTGATGCGGTTCATTTTTGTGTCAAAGCCAGAGGGATCTGTGATGCAACCAGTGCAACCACCACCACTTCTCTCGGTGGATTATTTAAATCTAATCAAAGTACGCGGCAAGAATTTTTACGGGCAGTTAATAATAACGATTAA
- a CDS encoding helix-turn-helix domain-containing protein, with amino-acid sequence MASCVLFPNTLATLCKKICFLFRANPTTCAKKILSQWMGCARFIWNAKCDEHRYYSIYTRKYFPLGTYAPVDQKAAQFKSKKLTSWFYQYPGQIIRNSATNWCNTYQKFMKGICGKPRRKRKTDKASMYLTREVFSFNVVGIDRGVVVPAHSDDIAYDFSDGAKKKTD; translated from the coding sequence ATAGCATCTTGCGTACTCTTTCCCAATACTCTCGCCACATTATGTAAGAAGATTTGCTTTTTATTTAGAGCTAATCCAACTACCTGCGCAAAAAAAATTTTGTCGCAATGGATGGGATGCGCTCGATTTATTTGGAATGCTAAATGTGATGAGCATCGCTATTATTCGATTTATACGCGGAAATATTTTCCCCTTGGTACTTATGCTCCCGTCGATCAAAAAGCGGCGCAATTTAAATCAAAAAAATTAACCTCGTGGTTTTATCAGTATCCAGGTCAAATTATTCGTAATTCGGCAACGAATTGGTGTAATACTTATCAAAAATTCATGAAAGGTATTTGTGGGAAACCACGCCGCAAACGCAAGACCGATAAAGCCAGTATGTACCTGACGAGAGAAGTTTTTAGTTTCAATGTTGTTGGCATCGACCGCGGGGTTGTGGTACCGGCTCACAGTGACGATATCGCCTATGATTTCTCTGATGGGGCAAAGAAAAAAACAGATTAA
- a CDS encoding transposase translates to MKSKSSYIMWREYWERVRKMLWANHFWSPFYCVVSCGGASLDVVRDYIKNQQIPPSENAAKASKRLCKIRQHRLLEPPLKK, encoded by the coding sequence ATAAAAAGCAAATCTTCTTACATAATGTGGCGAGAGTATTGGGAAAGAGTACGCAAGATGCTATGGGCTAATCATTTTTGGTCACCCTTTTACTGTGTTGTTTCCTGCGGGGGAGCTAGTTTAGATGTCGTACGAGATTATATAAAAAATCAACAAATACCCCCTTCTGAAAATGCTGCTAAAGCATCGAAGAGATTGTGTAAAATTAGACAACACCGTTTGCTTGAACCGCCCCTAAAGAAGTAG
- the sanA gene encoding outer membrane permeability protein SanA, with amino-acid sequence MLKRIIISLLVIFGFFIIMVIAIDRWVSWKTTLYIYEEVQLLPHREVGVVLGTAKYYRRGVINQFYRYRMQGALNAYNSGKISYLLLSGDNAQRNYNEPKTMRRDLITAGVAPADIVLDYAGFRTLDSIVRTHKVFATNDFTIITQRFHCERALFIAFYMGLQAQCYAIPSPKNMFLVRIREVFARFSTFVDLYIFKREPRFLGPKIQIPAVIIPSDTGYPELSELGRERGIEKRKNH; translated from the coding sequence ATGTTAAAGCGTATAATAATTAGCTTATTAGTCATTTTCGGGTTTTTTATAATAATGGTGATAGCCATTGATCGTTGGGTGAGTTGGAAAACGACGCTTTATATCTATGAAGAAGTTCAATTATTACCACATCGAGAGGTTGGTGTGGTTTTAGGCACCGCAAAATATTATCGCAGGGGGGTAATTAATCAATTTTATCGCTACCGTATGCAGGGCGCACTTAATGCCTATAACAGCGGAAAAATAAGCTATTTATTACTGAGTGGTGATAACGCGCAGCGCAATTACAACGAACCGAAAACGATGCGCCGTGACTTGATCACTGCCGGTGTTGCTCCAGCTGACATCGTATTGGACTACGCCGGATTTCGTACCCTAGACTCTATTGTGCGGACACATAAAGTCTTCGCTACCAATGATTTTACTATTATTACTCAACGCTTTCATTGTGAACGGGCATTATTTATTGCGTTTTATATGGGTTTACAAGCGCAATGTTATGCTATCCCATCGCCTAAAAATATGTTTTTAGTTCGCATACGTGAAGTTTTTGCACGCTTTAGCACCTTTGTTGATCTCTACATTTTTAAACGTGAACCGCGCTTTCTTGGCCCAAAGATCCAAATTCCCGCGGTAATTATTCCCAGTGATACAGGATATCCTGAACTGAGTGAATTAGGGCGGGAAAGAGGCATAGAGAAAAGAAAAAATCATTAA
- a CDS encoding NAD-dependent malic enzyme gives MELECESKRPLYIPYTGSILLEFSLLNKGSAFTEDERSHFNLHGLLPKEVETIEAQTQRAYQQYQALNNDNDKHIYLRSIQDTNETLFYRLLDTHLSEMMPIIYTPTVGEACKNFSAIYRRARGLFISYPNRVQIDDMLQNATKQNVKVIVVTDGERILGLGDQGIGGMGIPIGKLSLYTACAGISPAYTLPVVLDVGTNNEKLQSDPLYMGWKHRRIEDDKYDAFVDLFIQAIKRRWPNVLLQFEDFAQKNATRLLNRYRDELCCFNDDIQGTAAVTLGSLIAASRAAGCQLRDQTVAILGAGSAGCGIAEQIIAQMRSEGLSEVEARDRIFMVDRSGLMTDKSSHLLDFQSKLQQSSDKLQSWGLPVDKISLLDVIRHAKPTVLIGVSGQPGLFDEELIRAMCHDCKRPIIMPLSNPTSKVEALPENIITWTEGRAIVATGSPFPPVSYKGQLYPIAQCNNSYIFPGIGLGVLASNARKVTDGMLMAASLALADLSPLAIDGKGALLPDINDIQKVSKEIAMRVGKKAQAEGVAIMVSEQALAESIKSNYWRPQYRMYKRTSF, from the coding sequence ATGGAACTTGAATGCGAAAGTAAACGCCCACTTTATATTCCTTACACCGGCTCGATACTGCTGGAGTTTTCATTACTCAATAAGGGAAGCGCCTTTACAGAAGATGAACGTAGCCATTTTAATCTGCATGGTTTACTGCCCAAAGAAGTAGAAACAATAGAGGCTCAAACTCAGCGCGCCTATCAACAATATCAAGCGCTTAATAATGACAATGATAAACATATCTATCTACGTAGTATCCAAGACACTAACGAAACACTATTCTACCGCCTACTCGACACGCATCTTAGTGAAATGATGCCTATTATTTATACTCCTACTGTTGGTGAAGCTTGTAAAAATTTTTCGGCTATCTATCGGCGCGCACGAGGGTTATTTATCTCTTATCCTAACCGTGTTCAGATTGATGACATGTTACAAAATGCCACTAAACAAAATGTAAAAGTGATAGTGGTTACGGATGGTGAACGTATTCTTGGCTTAGGTGATCAAGGCATTGGTGGTATGGGGATCCCTATTGGTAAGCTTTCACTTTATACGGCTTGTGCCGGTATTAGTCCCGCCTATACATTGCCGGTGGTACTTGATGTTGGCACCAATAATGAAAAATTACAAAGCGATCCTCTGTATATGGGCTGGAAACATCGGCGTATTGAGGATGATAAATATGATGCTTTTGTTGATCTATTTATTCAAGCGATAAAACGTCGTTGGCCGAATGTACTCTTGCAATTTGAAGATTTTGCTCAAAAAAATGCCACCCGATTGTTAAATCGCTATCGTGATGAACTATGTTGTTTCAATGATGATATTCAAGGAACAGCGGCAGTGACACTCGGTAGTTTAATTGCCGCTAGTCGGGCGGCGGGCTGTCAGCTACGTGATCAAACCGTGGCTATCCTTGGTGCCGGTTCGGCGGGTTGTGGGATCGCGGAACAAATTATCGCGCAGATGCGGTCAGAAGGATTGAGTGAAGTAGAAGCCCGTGATCGGATCTTTATGGTAGACCGCTCTGGTTTAATGACTGATAAATCATCTCACTTACTCGATTTTCAAAGTAAATTGCAACAAAGCAGTGATAAGTTACAAAGCTGGGGCTTACCGGTTGATAAGATTTCCTTATTAGATGTGATACGTCATGCTAAACCTACCGTTTTAATTGGTGTCTCTGGTCAGCCAGGGCTGTTTGATGAAGAACTTATCCGCGCCATGTGCCATGATTGTAAACGTCCTATTATCATGCCATTATCCAACCCGACGTCAAAAGTTGAAGCGCTGCCAGAGAATATTATTACTTGGACAGAAGGCAGAGCAATTGTCGCGACTGGGAGTCCATTTCCACCAGTAAGCTACAAAGGACAACTTTACCCTATTGCCCAATGTAATAATTCTTATATTTTCCCCGGAATTGGTTTAGGTGTATTAGCATCAAACGCCCGTAAAGTCACTGATGGTATGTTGATGGCGGCAAGTCTTGCCCTGGCGGATCTTTCGCCATTGGCCATTGATGGGAAAGGTGCCTTATTGCCTGATATAAATGATATCCAAAAGGTATCAAAAGAGATTGCTATGCGGGTAGGTAAAAAAGCACAAGCAGAAGGGGTGGCAATAATGGTATCCGAGCAAGCTTTAGCTGAATCTATCAAAAGTAATTATTGGCGGCCACAATATCGTATGTATAAAAGAACCTCCTTTTGA
- the ubiG gene encoding bifunctional 2-polyprenyl-6-hydroxyphenol methylase/3-demethylubiquinol 3-O-methyltransferase UbiG, producing MHAKLTNNPPNIDQQEIAKFAAIASHWWDLQGDLKSLHRINPLRLNYILQRAEGIFAKKVLDVGCGGGILAESMAREGAEVTGLDMGSEPLQVARLHALENKVQLNYIQQTVEEHTKTHREQYDLVTCMEMLEHVPDPASVVHACAQLVKPGGHVFFSTINRNIKSWLMAKVAAEYILRLVPKGTHDAKKFIRPAELIRWLESTSLIERHIIGLHYNPFNDNFNLGYKVDVNYMLHTQRHHH from the coding sequence ATGCACGCCAAACTCACCAATAATCCACCTAACATTGATCAACAAGAAATAGCTAAATTTGCAGCCATCGCGTCTCACTGGTGGGATTTACAAGGTGATTTAAAATCGCTTCACCGCATTAATCCATTGCGCCTTAACTATATTTTACAACGCGCAGAAGGTATTTTTGCGAAGAAAGTATTAGATGTTGGTTGTGGTGGCGGTATTCTCGCAGAAAGTATGGCCAGAGAAGGTGCAGAGGTGACTGGACTGGACATGGGTAGCGAACCGTTACAAGTAGCACGATTGCACGCCTTAGAAAATAAAGTACAACTCAATTACATTCAGCAAACAGTCGAAGAGCATACAAAAACCCACAGGGAACAATACGATTTAGTCACTTGCATGGAGATGCTAGAACATGTTCCTGATCCCGCATCGGTGGTGCATGCTTGCGCGCAATTAGTTAAACCCGGGGGACATGTTTTCTTCTCTACCATCAATCGCAATATTAAATCTTGGTTAATGGCAAAAGTTGCAGCGGAATATATTTTACGCCTGGTTCCGAAAGGGACACATGATGCGAAAAAGTTTATCCGACCGGCGGAACTAATAAGATGGCTAGAGTCAACATCATTAATTGAACGTCACATCATTGGACTACATTACAATCCATTCAATGATAATTTTAATCTGGGTTACAAGGTAGACGTTAATTATATGTTGCATACACAACGACACCATCATTAA
- a CDS encoding LD-carboxypeptidase translates to MKVSYVFIFLLGFILSSELIAQEKPTIYLISSSSEYNEEVIPSIITMFEEKGHLVDTRYLDQQVSDFGYVNTDKSRAKTLINALTDDNVKYLWFVRGGAGALNLLPYLYAAEDKIKKSTPKIIVGFSDVTAIHYFINRQIKWPSVHGVLASFNKNLYVPNETKSEISRNSDVEDIFSLAEKEIKYRDVIPLNNQARKNIAGKLFGGNLTLLQSLFSTKYETVSADDIFIVEDVGVTYRQLDRSLHQLLYKNQFKPKGIIFGQFYSLSATDEERLIFKTVIKDFAAKAPYPVYYYPLFGHGKTNKPLILFNDVKINCNKNDEYCSLTQKKMALSNKSK, encoded by the coding sequence ATGAAAGTATCCTATGTTTTTATTTTTTTATTAGGTTTTATTTTATCATCTGAGCTCATTGCACAAGAAAAGCCAACGATTTATCTCATATCAAGCTCTAGTGAATATAACGAGGAAGTGATCCCTAGCATAATTACCATGTTCGAGGAAAAAGGGCATCTTGTGGATACTCGATACCTCGATCAACAGGTTTCTGATTTCGGTTATGTTAATACGGATAAAAGCAGAGCAAAGACCCTTATTAACGCCCTGACCGACGATAATGTTAAATATTTATGGTTTGTACGCGGTGGGGCAGGGGCATTAAATTTATTACCCTATCTTTATGCTGCTGAAGATAAGATAAAAAAATCCACGCCAAAAATTATCGTCGGGTTTAGTGATGTTACTGCCATCCATTATTTTATCAATAGACAGATAAAGTGGCCTTCTGTTCATGGGGTTTTGGCTTCTTTCAATAAAAACCTGTATGTTCCCAATGAAACAAAATCAGAAATCAGTAGGAATAGTGATGTAGAGGATATTTTTTCTTTAGCGGAAAAGGAGATTAAATATCGTGATGTGATACCACTGAATAATCAGGCTAGAAAAAATATTGCGGGTAAACTTTTTGGCGGCAACCTGACTTTATTACAATCTCTCTTCTCAACAAAATACGAAACGGTAAGCGCTGACGATATTTTCATTGTTGAAGATGTTGGTGTGACCTATCGTCAACTTGACCGCTCCTTACATCAATTGCTTTATAAAAATCAATTCAAACCTAAAGGCATCATCTTTGGGCAGTTTTATTCTCTTTCTGCTACAGATGAAGAGCGGTTAATATTTAAAACAGTGATTAAAGATTTTGCAGCTAAAGCACCTTATCCTGTTTACTATTACCCGCTCTTTGGACACGGCAAAACTAATAAACCACTGATTCTTTTTAATGATGTGAAGATCAACTGCAACAAAAATGATGAATATTGTTCTTTGACGCAGAAAAAAATGGCGTTATCGAATAAATCAAAATAG
- the yidC gene encoding membrane protein insertase YidC, with amino-acid sequence MAPQRNLLLIALLFVSFMIWQTWQVDNNPPSFPQTAQQSTDMASMANQTAADTQKQLIRVQTDVLSLTINMRGGDIEQANLLAYPNVLGSDKPFELLETTPAFIYQAQSGLTGKNGPDNPANGARPLFTATQDHFVLAENQDELRIPLTFTSQEGVIFTKTFVLKRNDYAIGVHYRVKNTLATPLEFSLFGQLKQSVNLPQYRDTGSSNFALQTYRGAAYSSDETKYKKYSFSDIEETNLNTVTQGGWVAMLQQYFATAWIPAAQETHTFYSNKLSNGLAAIGFKSMPVVIPPGEQKDLAATLWIGPEIQDKMAAIATHLDLTVDYGWLWFISQPLFKLLHFIQGFIGNWGFSIIVITFIVRGIMYPLTKAQYTSMAKMRMLQPKLTEMRERIGDDKQRMSQEMMALYKTEQVNPLGGCLPLLIQMPIFLALYYMLMSSVELRHASFVLWIHDLSAQDPYYILPILMGVTMYFIQKMSPTTITDPMQQKIMTFMPVIFTVFFLWFPAGLVLYYIVSNLVTILQQYLIYHGLEKRGLHQREKK; translated from the coding sequence ATGGCTCCGCAACGTAATCTCCTCCTCATCGCTTTGTTGTTCGTCTCTTTCATGATCTGGCAAACGTGGCAAGTGGACAATAACCCACCATCCTTTCCCCAGACTGCGCAACAGAGTACGGATATGGCTAGTATGGCAAACCAAACGGCAGCTGATACTCAAAAGCAATTGATTAGAGTACAGACTGATGTATTGTCTTTGACCATTAATATGCGTGGAGGTGATATTGAACAGGCCAATTTACTCGCCTATCCAAATGTATTAGGTTCAGATAAGCCTTTTGAACTATTAGAAACCACCCCGGCTTTTATTTATCAAGCCCAAAGCGGTTTAACCGGCAAAAATGGGCCGGATAATCCTGCTAACGGGGCTCGCCCGTTATTTACGGCCACTCAGGATCACTTTGTACTGGCTGAAAACCAAGATGAATTACGTATCCCATTAACTTTCACTAGCCAAGAAGGCGTGATATTTACTAAAACCTTTGTGCTGAAGCGTAACGATTATGCGATTGGAGTGCATTATCGGGTTAAAAATACCTTGGCTACGCCCTTGGAATTCAGTTTATTTGGTCAATTGAAACAAAGTGTTAACTTGCCTCAATACCGCGATACCGGCAGTAGTAATTTTGCGTTGCAGACTTATCGTGGAGCGGCATACTCTTCCGATGAGACTAAATATAAAAAATACAGTTTTAGTGATATTGAAGAGACTAACTTAAATACGGTAACCCAAGGTGGCTGGGTTGCGATGTTACAGCAATATTTTGCCACTGCTTGGATCCCAGCTGCTCAAGAAACTCACACTTTCTACTCCAATAAGCTCAGCAATGGCCTGGCTGCTATTGGTTTTAAGAGTATGCCAGTGGTTATCCCTCCGGGGGAACAAAAAGATTTAGCAGCGACGTTATGGATCGGTCCAGAGATCCAGGACAAGATGGCAGCAATTGCCACTCATCTCGATTTGACGGTAGATTATGGTTGGTTATGGTTTATTTCTCAGCCATTGTTTAAGTTATTGCATTTTATTCAAGGTTTTATCGGTAATTGGGGTTTTTCCATTATTGTTATTACCTTTATTGTCCGTGGCATTATGTATCCACTGACAAAGGCTCAATATACTTCGATGGCAAAAATGCGGATGCTTCAACCCAAGCTTACCGAAATGCGTGAGCGTATCGGCGACGATAAGCAACGCATGAGCCAAGAAATGATGGCGTTGTATAAAACTGAACAGGTTAATCCGTTGGGCGGTTGTTTACCGCTACTGATTCAGATGCCGATTTTTCTAGCATTGTATTATATGTTGATGAGTTCGGTTGAACTGCGCCATGCCTCCTTTGTATTGTGGATCCATGACTTATCAGCGCAAGATCCTTACTATATCTTGCCGATTCTGATGGGTGTCACCATGTATTTTATTCAGAAGATGTCACCAACCACTATCACCGATCCTATGCAGCAAAAAATCATGACGTTTATGCCTGTTATTTTTACGGTATTTTTCTTATGGTTTCCCGCTGGTTTGGTGCTGTACTACATCGTCAGTAATTTGGTGACTATCTTGCAGCAATATTTGATTTATCATGGTTTAGAGAAACGCGGCTTACATCAACGCGAAAAAAAATGA